The Mauremys mutica isolate MM-2020 ecotype Southern chromosome 1, ASM2049712v1, whole genome shotgun sequence genome has a segment encoding these proteins:
- the ETFRF1 gene encoding electron transfer flavoprotein regulatory factor 1, with translation MANPLRGEVLNLYKNLLYLGREYPKGADYFRSRLKAAFLKNKDVKDPEKIKQLISRGEFVIKELEALYYLRKYRAMKQRYYEDDNKNK, from the exons ATGGCTAATCCTTTAAGAGGTGAAGTGCTGAATCTTTACAAAAAT ctgctGTACCTTGGAAGGGAATATCCCAAAGGAGCAGACTACTTTAGAAGCCGTTTGAAGGCAGCTTTCCTAAAAAATAAGGATGTGAAAGATCCAGAAAAAATTAAGCAACTAATTAGTCGTGGAGAATTTGTTATAAAAGAGCTAGAGGCCTTGTATTATCTCAGAAAGTACAGGGCTATGAAACAGCGCTACTATGAGGACGACAATAAGAATAAGTGA